Sequence from the Pseudostreptobacillus hongkongensis genome:
GATTTAGCTATACTTCCTGTTAGCTTTCTTAATCCTTTAGACATTAATCTTGCTTGTAATCCCATTTGTTGTTGATGCATTTCTCCTTCTATTTCTTCATTAGGAACTAAAGCAGCAACAGAGTCAACAACTATAACATCTACTGCATTACTTCTTACTAACATATCAGCTATAGAAAATGCTTGCTCACCTGTATCTGGTTGAGATATTAATAATTCATCAACATTAACCCCTAAAGCTTTAGCATAAACTGGATCTAGAGCATGTTCAGCGTCTATAAATGCAGCAAGTCCACCTCTTTTTTGTGCTTCAGCTATAATGTGTAAAGCAATAGTTGTTTTACCAGAAGATTCATTACCATATATTTCAATTATTCTTCCTCTAGGTATTCCACCCACACCAAGTGCCATATCAATATTAATACTTCCTGATGGTATAGTCTTTATATCAAGTTTTTGAGTTTCACCTAGTTTCATTATAGCCCCACTACCAAATTCTTTGGTAATTTGATCTAATGCTGATTTTAATGCTAGCTCTTTATCTAAACCTTTTTCTACTT
This genomic interval carries:
- the recA gene encoding recombinase RecA; its protein translation is MAKKVEKGLDKELALKSALDQITKEFGSGAIMKLGETQKLDIKTIPSGSINIDMALGVGGIPRGRIIEIYGNESSGKTTIALHIIAEAQKRGGLAAFIDAEHALDPVYAKALGVNVDELLISQPDTGEQAFSIADMLVRSNAVDVIVVDSVAALVPNEEIEGEMHQQQMGLQARLMSKGLRKLTGSIAKSETAMIFINQVREKIGGFSFGGIPATTTSGGRALKFFSTIRMEIKRVGSIKQGDEVIGNETVAKITKNKVAPPHKEVKFSIMYGKGISHVTEVFDIALEKGICKKSGSWFSFGDERLGQGKVNVEKLLEENKELFAQIEEKVLASLDIAGRNEDIENTDE